From Oncorhynchus masou masou isolate Uvic2021 chromosome 7, UVic_Omas_1.1, whole genome shotgun sequence, one genomic window encodes:
- the LOC135542995 gene encoding LOW QUALITY PROTEIN: E3 ubiquitin-protein ligase TRIM69-like (The sequence of the model RefSeq protein was modified relative to this genomic sequence to represent the inferred CDS: inserted 1 base in 1 codon): MATSSNVLSEEQFLCSICLDVFTEPVSIPCGHNFCKACISEYWNTTALCQCPLCKDTFNRRPDLKTNTTLREVADHFKRMKVSDREESSSKPGEVAQVQQMIQERLDPELRRLRQWSVDLTLDPDTAHCKLIVSEDRKQVSYGDIRQILPDLPERFECYLSVLGKEGFSSGRFYFEVQVRGKIEWQVGVARESIIRKGPTNVSPEGGLWALYMNRNKYLAKDTPPMPLFLSQKPQKVGVFVDYKEGQISFYDVENRSHIYSFTGCTFTEKLYPYLNPVXNEEGPNSAPLVISPVNHTE; this comes from the exons ATGGCCACCTCCAGCAATGTCCTGTCTGAAGAGCAGTTCCTGTGCTCAATCTGTCTGGATGTGTTCACTGAGCCAGTCTCTATTCCATGTGGACACAACTTCTGCAAGGCCTGTATCAGTGAATACTGGAACACCACTGCCCTgtgccagtgtccactgtgtaAGGACACATTCAACAGAAGACCGGACCTAAAAACCAACACAACACTCAGAGAAGTTGCAGATCATTTTAAGAGGATGAAGGTCTCAGACAGAGAGGAGTCCTCTTCCAAGCCTGGAGAAGTAGCACAAGTGCAGCAGATGATCCAGGAGCGACTGGATCCTGAGCTGAGGAGGTTACGGCAGTGGTCAGTGGATTTGACTCTGGATCCGGATACAGCACACTGCAAGCTCATTGTGTCGGAGGACAGGAAACAAGTGAGCTATGGAGACATACGGCAGATTCTCCCTGACCTCCCAGAGAGGTTTGAATGTTATCTGTCGGTCCTGGGAAAGGAGGGCTTCTCCTCAGGGAGATTCTACTTTGAGGTCCAGGTGAGAGGGAAGATTGAGTGGCAGGTGGGTGTGGCCAGAGAGTCCATCATCAGGAAGGGCCCAACAAATGTAAGCCCTGAGGGTGGACTCTGGGCTCTGTATATGAATAGGAATAAGTATTTAGCCAAGGACACACCCCCTATGCCCCTCTTCCTGAGTCAGAAACCCCAGAAGGTGGGGGTGTTTGTGGATTACAAGGAGGGTCAGATCTCCTTTTATGATGTAGAAAACAGGTCTCATATCTACTCTTTCACTGGTTGTACCTTCACTGAGAAACTATATCCATACTTGAACCCTG ATAATGAGGAGGGTCCAAACTCAGCCCCATTGGTCATCTCTCCTGTCAATCACACTGAGTGA